A section of the Amycolatopsis sp. AA4 genome encodes:
- a CDS encoding SUMF1/EgtB/PvdO family nonheme iron enzyme: MTYVFDPLVPRPIDRPTEVPLGAPLSPEQLVALDEAKIFVGPADPADREEWRARLHQWRADAHERHNYHGRAYARPEAAWAAGCHTVAQVWLWDELLYSFEEHRFTPERFLADAHQRFGGLDAVVLWHAYPVIGLDDRNQWDFYRDVPGLRELVETFHSAGTRVFVDYNPWDVGTRRGKDDATELSAVLADFGADGVFLDTLKKADPALVEQLERARPGVVLEGESKLPVERIEDHSASWAQFFADSPVPGVLRSHWYERRHMQHHVRRWHRDHTEELQSAWLNGVGVMVWEVVFGVWVGWSRRDAATVRRMVTVQRAAGDLLRKGEWTPLAPLTPEAEAAGVYASRWELGDWTLWTVVNRGASDYLGPVVDGPVIDLFADGRVPARGISALLRVADGAAEPSWLPQVATLPHDPDARFPHRLAARVEPQPSSGVPDDDAIVVPAGPYVLTVRYRGRETGMYQGAPYVDEWKPLPPRLHDARTLQRDGSLASPVAVAATEVTNGQFAEFLAATGYRPVEPHRFLAHWADGRPAAEDEPVTFVDLDDARAYCAWRGGRLPTEDEWQLAGETGGLRRGTPAVWNWTESEHSDGRTRFVMLKGGSDYRAEGSEWYVEGGRHAPEYSVKLLLPGLGLARGATVGFRCAWDVPR; encoded by the coding sequence ATGACGTACGTGTTCGACCCGCTCGTCCCGCGCCCGATCGACCGGCCGACCGAGGTCCCGCTCGGCGCGCCGCTCTCGCCCGAGCAGCTGGTCGCGCTGGACGAAGCCAAGATCTTCGTCGGCCCGGCGGACCCCGCCGACCGCGAGGAATGGCGGGCGCGGCTGCACCAATGGCGTGCCGACGCGCACGAACGGCACAACTACCACGGCCGCGCCTACGCCCGGCCGGAAGCCGCGTGGGCCGCCGGATGCCACACCGTCGCGCAGGTATGGCTGTGGGACGAGTTGCTGTATTCGTTCGAGGAGCACCGGTTCACGCCGGAACGGTTCCTCGCCGACGCGCACCAGCGGTTCGGCGGGCTCGACGCGGTCGTGCTGTGGCACGCGTACCCGGTGATCGGGCTCGACGACCGCAACCAGTGGGACTTCTACCGCGACGTGCCCGGTCTCCGCGAGCTGGTCGAGACGTTCCATTCGGCGGGCACGCGGGTGTTCGTGGACTACAACCCGTGGGACGTCGGCACGCGCCGGGGCAAAGACGACGCCACGGAATTGTCCGCGGTCCTGGCCGATTTCGGCGCGGACGGCGTCTTCCTGGACACGTTGAAGAAGGCGGATCCGGCGCTGGTCGAGCAGCTCGAACGCGCGCGTCCCGGGGTCGTGCTGGAGGGCGAATCGAAGCTGCCGGTCGAGCGGATCGAGGACCATTCGGCGTCGTGGGCGCAGTTCTTCGCCGATTCGCCGGTGCCGGGCGTGCTGCGTTCGCACTGGTACGAACGGCGGCACATGCAGCACCACGTGCGGCGATGGCACCGGGACCACACTGAGGAACTGCAGTCGGCGTGGCTCAACGGCGTCGGCGTGATGGTCTGGGAAGTCGTGTTCGGCGTGTGGGTCGGCTGGTCGCGACGCGACGCGGCGACCGTGCGGCGGATGGTGACGGTGCAGCGTGCCGCCGGTGACCTGCTGCGCAAGGGCGAGTGGACGCCGTTGGCTCCCCTGACGCCGGAGGCCGAAGCCGCTGGGGTGTATGCCTCGCGCTGGGAACTCGGCGACTGGACACTGTGGACAGTGGTGAACCGGGGCGCCTCGGACTATCTCGGGCCGGTGGTCGACGGGCCGGTGATCGATCTGTTCGCCGACGGGCGGGTGCCTGCGCGCGGGATTTCGGCGCTGCTGCGGGTCGCCGACGGTGCGGCGGAGCCGTCGTGGCTCCCCCAAGTGGCGACCTTGCCGCACGATCCGGATGCTCGCTTCCCGCACCGGCTCGCGGCGCGGGTCGAGCCGCAGCCCTCGAGCGGTGTGCCGGACGACGACGCGATCGTGGTGCCTGCCGGGCCGTATGTGCTGACGGTCCGGTACCGCGGCCGCGAGACCGGGATGTACCAGGGCGCGCCGTATGTGGACGAGTGGAAGCCGCTGCCGCCGCGGCTGCACGACGCCCGGACGCTGCAGCGGGACGGTTCGCTGGCGTCGCCGGTCGCCGTTGCCGCGACCGAGGTGACCAATGGGCAGTTCGCGGAATTCCTTGCCGCTACGGGGTATCGGCCGGTCGAGCCGCACCGGTTCCTCGCGCATTGGGCCGACGGCCGGCCCGCTGCCGAGGACGAGCCGGTGACCTTCGTGGATCTCGACGACGCCCGCGCGTACTGCGCGTGGCGCGGCGGCCGGTTGCCGACCGAGGACGAATGGCAGCTCGCCGGGGAGACCGGCGGACTGCGGCGCGGGACGCCCGCGGTGTGGAACTGGACCGAAAGCGAACATTCCGACGGGAGGACCCGATTCGTGATGCTCAAGGGCGGCAGCGATTACCGCGCCGAGGGTTCCGAGTGGTACGTCGAAGGCGGCCGCCACGCGCCGGAGTACAGCGTCAAGCTGCTGCTTCCCGGGCTGGGGCTGGCTCGCGGCGCGACCGTCGGGTTCCGCTGTGCGTGGGACGTGCCGCGATGA
- a CDS encoding CaiB/BaiF CoA-transferase family protein, protein MTVSRDASAGALAGLRVVDASTLFAGPMAAMHLGDMGAEVIKVEHPTRPDPSRTHGVAKGDVNLWWKTLGRNKRTVTANLSSDGGREVFLALAATADVVIENFRPGTLERWGLGYEELSARNPGLVLARVTGFGQFGPYSPRPGFGTLAEAMSGFAAATGEPDGPPTLPPFGLADGVASLATAYAIMVALAGRTATGRGQVVDVAIIEPILAMLGPQITRWDQLGTVQPRTGNRSTNNAPRNTYRTSDGQWVAVSTSAQSIAERVVRLVGRPELADEPWFATGADRAAHADELDEAVGGWITQHTRDEVVAAFEKAQAAVAPIYDAADIVADPQFRALGTIHEIEDPELGTTLMQGPLFRLSDNDGVIGFTGRPHGADTDEVLSSLGFPAARIAELRAEGAV, encoded by the coding sequence ATGACCGTGTCGAGGGACGCGTCCGCCGGGGCGCTGGCCGGGCTGCGGGTGGTGGACGCGTCGACGTTGTTCGCCGGGCCGATGGCCGCGATGCACCTCGGAGACATGGGTGCCGAGGTGATCAAGGTCGAGCACCCGACCCGACCGGACCCGTCGCGCACGCACGGGGTGGCCAAGGGCGACGTCAACCTGTGGTGGAAGACGTTGGGGCGCAACAAACGCACCGTCACGGCGAACCTGAGCAGCGACGGCGGGCGCGAGGTGTTCCTGGCGCTCGCCGCGACCGCGGACGTGGTGATCGAGAACTTCCGGCCGGGCACGCTCGAACGCTGGGGGCTCGGGTACGAGGAGCTGTCCGCCCGCAATCCGGGGCTGGTGCTCGCGCGGGTGACCGGATTCGGCCAGTTCGGGCCGTACTCCCCGCGTCCCGGCTTCGGCACGCTCGCCGAGGCGATGAGCGGGTTCGCCGCGGCCACCGGCGAACCGGACGGACCGCCGACGCTGCCGCCGTTCGGGCTCGCCGACGGGGTCGCGTCGCTGGCCACCGCGTACGCGATCATGGTCGCGCTGGCCGGCCGGACCGCCACCGGGCGCGGCCAGGTCGTGGACGTCGCGATCATCGAACCGATTCTCGCCATGCTCGGCCCGCAGATCACGCGATGGGACCAGCTCGGGACAGTTCAGCCGCGCACCGGCAACCGGTCCACGAACAACGCTCCGCGCAACACTTACCGCACGAGCGACGGCCAATGGGTGGCAGTGTCGACGTCCGCGCAGTCCATCGCGGAACGCGTGGTGCGGCTGGTCGGACGCCCGGAACTGGCCGACGAACCGTGGTTCGCGACCGGCGCCGACCGGGCCGCGCACGCGGACGAACTGGACGAGGCCGTCGGCGGCTGGATCACACAACACACGCGCGACGAGGTCGTGGCGGCCTTCGAGAAGGCGCAGGCCGCGGTCGCCCCGATCTACGACGCGGCCGACATCGTCGCGGATCCGCAGTTCCGCGCGCTGGGCACGATCCACGAGATCGAGGACCCGGAGCTGGGCACGACGTTGATGCAGGGCCCGCTGTTCCGGTTGTCGGACAACGACGGGGTCATCGGTTTCACCGGCCGACCGCACGGCGCGGACACCGACGAGGTGCTCAGCTCGCTCGGCTTCCCCGCGGCACGTATCGCCGAACTGCGGGCGGAGGGAGCGGTATGA
- a CDS encoding ribokinase, producing the protein MTGRVVVVGSANVDLVVDVPRQPHGGETVLGGDLRRSPGGKGANQAVAAALAGGAETTFLGAFGSDDGADLLLASLTNAGVRTDLVSRVDSATGTAFIMVSPDGENSIVVAPGANARLSLGEAQLERIAAADVVLAQLEIPLEAVTAAAAARRSGARMVLNAAPSRPLPELDLDVLVVNEHEAADLAGIPGTPEELARTLQKRAPAVVITLGAAGCVVADQEIVQLPGFRVSPVDTTGAGDTFCGVLAAALAEGRPLREAAERAGAAAALAVTRPGAQSAVPTAAEVAEFAAGGNAR; encoded by the coding sequence ATGACTGGGCGAGTGGTCGTGGTCGGGTCGGCGAATGTCGATCTGGTGGTCGACGTGCCGCGGCAGCCGCACGGGGGCGAGACCGTCCTCGGCGGCGATCTTCGGCGGAGTCCGGGAGGCAAGGGAGCCAATCAGGCGGTGGCCGCGGCGCTCGCCGGTGGCGCGGAAACGACCTTCCTCGGGGCATTCGGTTCCGACGATGGTGCGGACCTTCTATTGGCGTCGTTGACGAACGCCGGGGTGCGGACCGATTTGGTGTCGCGAGTGGACAGTGCGACCGGGACCGCGTTCATCATGGTCTCGCCGGACGGCGAGAACTCCATTGTGGTCGCGCCCGGAGCCAATGCGCGGCTCTCGCTCGGCGAGGCGCAGCTGGAGCGGATCGCCGCGGCGGACGTCGTGCTCGCGCAGCTGGAGATTCCGCTCGAAGCCGTGACCGCTGCCGCCGCGGCCCGGCGGTCCGGTGCCCGGATGGTGCTCAATGCCGCGCCGTCCCGGCCGCTGCCGGAGCTCGATCTGGACGTGCTGGTCGTCAACGAGCACGAAGCGGCCGACTTGGCCGGGATACCGGGTACGCCGGAGGAATTGGCTCGGACGCTCCAGAAGCGCGCGCCCGCGGTAGTGATCACGCTCGGGGCGGCCGGGTGTGTGGTCGCTGACCAGGAAATCGTGCAGCTGCCCGGTTTTCGGGTGTCCCCTGTGGACACCACTGGCGCTGGGGATACGTTCTGCGGCGTGCTCGCGGCGGCTCTCGCCGAGGGACGTCCGCTCCGCGAAGCCGCCGAACGCGCCGGAGCCGCCGCCGCGCTCGCGGTCACCCGGCCCGGTGCGCAGTCCGCCGTGCCGACCGCCGCGGAGGTCGCCGAGTTCGCTGCCGGAGGAAACGCCCGATGA